The Candidatus Nomurabacteria bacterium genome segment GTCGCCGATGTGCGAGAGTTTTTTGAATGAATATGCATAATCTTCTATTGACGCAGCATCGTCGCAGTTAGGTGAATTTGTGCGGGCTATATTTGTACCTACCGGTATTGTGCTGTTCGTCTTAGCGATCCTCGGTGCTATCGTATCTACACCTTGGTTTTTAAGACCATAATATACTGCAATGCTACTGGATTTAGGTAAGCGCCAGAGCCGTGTACCTTCGTTACCAGCATAGGGATGTTGCGTGATTGACCCTACTTCGTTAAACCCAAAACCAATTGGTTCCATAAGACTAATTGCTTTCGCATCTTTATCCCACCCTGCCGCTAGTCCAATAGGATTTTCATAATAAATACCATCAACTGTTTGTGTGAGCGAAGAGTCGCGGTAGCTCCAGGACTTTTTAACAAGCCACCGTAGCGGTGCTATTTTACCGCTCGTGCTAGCAGCTAGCAATGTGGTGTCATGCACTTTTTCTGGGTTAATGGTAAAAAGTAACGGTTTAACAGTTTTTTGGTACAAGAATTTTGTTATATTGCTAATGACTCTCACACTTGTATTGTGCACGTTTATACAAAATGCCGCAACTAAGCAACACAACTAGTGGTTGCATATCTTTAAGATTGAGTAGTTCTTACTGACACTATGCCTAAAGCATTCTTTGATCTTCTTAGTAGTTTCTCTCTTTCTGCTAAAGTCATTCCACCCCAAACCCCAGGTGGGTTATCATTCTCGATCGCGTCTAATAAACATAAATCCCTAACCACGCACCCATCGCAGAATTCTTTAATAAAAGCTTTTTGCTCTCTTAGGTGACTATCAAATGGCCGATCATCAAATGTGCCGTCACAGGCTGCTTTAATGTGCCATGATAATATATTCGCCATAAAGTCAATTATACAATAATAATATATATATTACAAAATTAACTTCATTTATGCGACGTTGCGCAAGCCTTTGAAAAAAGGTATACTACTACAGCTAAATC includes the following:
- a CDS encoding quinone-dependent dihydroorotate dehydrogenase; its protein translation is MHNTSVRVISNITKFLYQKTVKPLLFTINPEKVHDTTLLAASTSGKIAPLRWLVKKSWSYRDSSLTQTVDGIYYENPIGLAAGWDKDAKAISLMEPIGFGFNEVGSITQHPYAGNEGTRLWRLPKSSSIAVYYGLKNQGVDTIAPRIAKTNSTIPVGTNIARTNSPNCDDAASIEDYAYSFKKLSHIGDYFTINVSCPNTFGGQPFHDKKRLDLLLSRLDTIKTKKPVYIKLSPDITFKERQAIAKLAFTHNVQGFICGNLTKNRTLRSIYDENIPDVGGLSGKVVEELSNRLISDMYTLTNGQKTIIGLGGVFSGKDAYKKITLGASLVQLITGLIYQGPQCVGDINKELACTLKNNGYNNVQEAVGTAHNH
- a CDS encoding WhiB family transcriptional regulator, yielding MANILSWHIKAACDGTFDDRPFDSHLREQKAFIKEFCDGCVVRDLCLLDAIENDNPPGVWGGMTLAEREKLLRRSKNALGIVSVRTTQS